A part of Cannabis sativa cultivar Pink pepper isolate KNU-18-1 chromosome 6, ASM2916894v1, whole genome shotgun sequence genomic DNA contains:
- the LOC115694675 gene encoding uridine kinase-like protein 4, which produces MVSLGMESKSVADLIEASSGVHFSGFHMNGLQERHSGVEQATTSAADNIVMQPFVIGVAGGAASGKTTVCDMIIQQLHDQRVVLVNQDSFYHNLTPEEHARVHEYNFDHPDAFDTEKLLASMEKLRNGQAVDIPKYDFKSYKNNQHRRVNPSDVIILEGILIFHDPRVRELMNMKIFVDTDADVRLARRIRRDTVEKNRDIGTVLDQYSKFVKPAFDDFILPTKKYADIIIPRGGDNHVAIDLIVQHIRTKLGQHDLCKIYPNLYVIHSTFQIRGMHTLIRDSQTTKHDFVFYADRLIRLVVEHGLGHLPFTEKQVVTPTESVYTGVDFCKRLCGVSVIRSGESMENALRACCKGIKIGKILIHREGDNGQQLVYEKLPQDISDRHVLLLDPILGTGNSAVQAISLLLRKGVPESNIIFLNLISAPQGIHVVCKRFPRIKIVTSEIESGLNGDYRVIPGMGEFGDRYFGTDDDDWQEVTHST; this is translated from the exons ATG GTCTCTTTGGGCATGGAGTCTAAATCGGTTGCGGATTTAATAGAAGCTTCCTCAGGGGTTCATTTTTCTGGATTTCACATGAATGGTCTGCAGGAAAGACATTCAGGTGTGGAGCAAGCAACAACTTCTGCTGCTGATAACATTGTTATGCAACCTTTTGTCATAG GGGTTGCTGGCGGAGCAGCTTCTGGTAAGACTACAGTTTGTGATATGATTATACAGCAGCTTCATGACCAGCGTGTTGTTCTTGTTAACCAG GATTCTTTTTACCATAATTTGACACCAGAAGAACATGCAAGAGTGCATGAATACAATTTTGATCATCCTG ATGCATTTGATACCGAAAAACTCTTAGCTTCTATGGAAAAGTTGAGGAATGGGCAAGCCGTAGATATTCCAAAATATGACTTCAAAAGCTACAAAAACAACCAGCATAGAAGG GTAAATCCTTCAGACGTGATAATTTTGGAAGGCATTCTCATTTTTCACGATCCCCGTGTTCGAGAGTTGATGAATATGAAGATATTTGTCGATACAg ATGCTGATGTTCGTTTAGCAAGGAGGATTAGGCGCGACACAGTTGAAAAAAACAGGGATATTGGTACAGTTCTTGATCAG TACTCAAAGTTTGTGAAGCCTGCATTTGATGACTTTATTCTTCCTACAAAAAAATATGCCGATATCATTATTCCCCGTGGAGGAGATAATCATGTGGCAATTGATTTGATTGTACAACACATCCGTACAAAGCTTGGCCAGCATGACTTGTGTAAAATATATCCTAATTTATACGTTATACATTCAACTTTTCAG ATACGGGGCATGCATACCCTCATACGTGATTCTCAAACAACAAAGCATGATTTTGTTTTTTATGCTGATCGGCTGATTCGTTTG GTCGTTGAACATGGTCTCGGACATCTGCCATTTACCGAAAAGCAGGTGGTTACTCCAACCG AGTCGGTGTATACTGGTGTAGACTTCTGTAAGAGATTATGTGGTGTGTCAGTAATCAGGAG CGGTGAGAGTATGGAGAATGCTTTGAGAGCATGTTGTAAGGGAATCAAGATTGGGAAAATTCTAATTCACAGAGAAGGAGACAATGGCCAACAG CTCGTCTACGAAAAACTTCCCCAAGATATCTCAGATAGGCATGTCTTACTATTGGATCCTATTTTAGGCACAG GGAATTCGGCTGTTCAGGCAATCTCTTTACTCTTAAGGAAAGGTGTACCTGAATCCAACATCATATTTCTCAATCTCATATCT GCACCTCAAGGAATTCATGTGGTCTGCAAAAGATTCCCAAGAATTAAGATTGTGACATCTGAGATTGAAAGTGGTTTGAACGGAGATTATCGTGTCATACCGGGCATGGGCGAGTTTGGAGACCGATATTTCGGAACTGATGATGATGACTGGCAAGAAGTGACTCACTCAActtaa